GCGGAAAATACAAATCAACTATGGCAATTTTACTAGCGttcgatcattttcaaattatttatattcatatttgatttattttttttattatcaactatgattttattcctattataattttcgttacgatatttttcattgatttttaaaaataagttgAAGATACAATGAcgatttttcttgaattttacAGAACCAAATACATTAACCTTTTTAAGGATAACACGTCGAAACtgattgattataaaaatcgtaatttcaaaataatattcttttaagtaatattagctatatatttataaacataacGAGACAATaaatcacacacacatatatgatttattctcTTATCACATATGTATAATCGATTATCATTATTGCGATTAACATTAATCAAACTATGTGAAGAATTAACGGGTGCAGATGTTTTGATAAAAGCATGACAGATCACTGTCAAGTTCTTTGATGTCAATACAAAGGCTATGTTTATCTTTACATTCTTACTAACTTTCCTTATTTTATCCCGTGGTAAAATTCGTCGGAGTAATGATATTCTCGGGAACGATGGAGATCAATTCCCTACTGTGTCACAAGAAACATATCATTTATCGAATTATGATATAACCTTTTGGATTCGACATTTACAAGTAGAGCATTATGCTTTTTTAGAGAACAAAGAAAGTTTTTATACcgtaagaaattaatttgaattatcTACAACATTTCAAGTACTAAAACAGTCtggtttaattttatatttgtttcattaCTTAGGTTTTTGTAGAGTTACACGATTCAccatttataatgaaaattattgatagttattacatgataaaattattttttgaactATACAATTGTTCACTTTTCGATTTTGAGAATTTATGTTCAATGGAATTAAGAAAATTCAGAAAATTTAACTGTATATACAGACAGCGTACAGCGTGTGCTAACACAAATGCAGGAACCTATCAAGAGTGGTGCAACATACCATTACTAAATATAGAAACTCCTGTTTGTAATTGTTGCATGACAATAGATGATCAACAATTACAAAGACCACAGGGTATTCATAGTTActaaaagtatttaatatttcttgaaaGATTTGCTTCATTTATTAAAACCAACATATTGTTTTAGggttttcttcatatttcgaAGATCTATTACCAAAATCTTTTTGTACTCCTGGCGATATCTACAAAATTGTCCGATGTTTAActataatgataaatgatattcGTACTACAAGATGTGATGTTAAGTGCCAGCAAAAACAACCGGTATACCGTTTTATAAATGTCAAACAAAAGACATAAAATTTCAggcgagagaaaatataaaaataaagctttaATTCTAGTTTTGCAAAGATATAGGACTTTGGACATTCATGATGCCTGTTCTTACTTCAAATTCGTTTTTTTGGTTACCTCCAATTTGTAATAACACATGTGGGAAAGGACTAGTGTTGATAGTGTCTTTGTGTTACAACcaaataatgtaaatagaatttagttgatataaaaataataatgttttaagtttctgtttttcattttttttctttattttttttttctttatagagaaaaaaaaactgtaaaTTACGTTGATCCAGAATTACTTTGGTGAGTTTGcctt
The window above is part of the Vespula pensylvanica isolate Volc-1 chromosome 16, ASM1446617v1, whole genome shotgun sequence genome. Proteins encoded here:
- the LOC122634977 gene encoding uncharacterized protein LOC122634977 isoform X2; amino-acid sequence: MFIFTFLLTFLILSRGKIRRSNDILGNDGDQFPTVSQETYHLSNYDITFWIRHLQVEHYAFLENKESFYTVFVELHDSPFIMKIIDSYYMIKLFFELYNCSLFDFENLCSMELRKFRKFNCIYRQRTACANTNAGTYQEWCNIPLLNIETPVCNCCMTIDDQQLQRPQGFSSYFEDLLPKSFCTPGDIYKIVRCLTIMINDIRTTRCDVKCQQKQPFCKDIGLWTFMMPVLTSNSFFWLPPICNNTCGKGLVLIVSLCYNQIIEKKTVNYVDPELLCCPISFMKYICKLASSIDVATIIRFTESYLPIDDYFQKDICIHVLKEEINDDNQKSNKAYYNNDFKEEILLVKPKYMKSMRSLRRHLLQNIDHGYGYGNTDYSAQGGKFAYRGYARYKDSIMNENKDEDDDDDNDDDEEDEDYEISDEPAPEDESDNAEEEEEDDEVTDTESTIEYHDYDTNGVDTSLGNIHKTQNDHFIKLIIINFILLFINIWT
- the LOC122634977 gene encoding uncharacterized protein LOC122634977 isoform X1 codes for the protein MFIFTFLLTFLILSRGKIRRSNDILGNDGDQFPTVSQETYHLSNYDITFWIRHLQVEHYAFLENKESFYTVFVELHDSPFIMKIIDSYYMIKLFFELYNCSLFDFENLCSMELRKFRKFNCIYRQRTACANTNAGTYQEWCNIPLLNIETPVCNCCMTIDDQQLQRPQGFSSYFEDLLPKSFCTPGDIYKIVRCLTIMINDIRTTRCDVKCQQKQPFCKDIGLWTFMMPVLTSNSFFWLPPICNNTCGKGLVLIVSLCYNQIIEKKTVNYVDPELLCCPISFMKYICKLASSIDVATIIRFTESYLPIDDYFQKDICIHVLKEEINDDNQKSNKAYYNNDFKEEILLVKPKYMKSMRSLRRHLLQNIDHGYGYGNTDYSAQGGKFAYRGYARYKDSIMNENKDEDDDDDNDDDEEDEDYEISDEPAPEDESDNAEEEEEDDEFGHQSIGPKARLASFNRVVFPYVSKKQKQHLRKENVRVRSVTVTEECDEEEPTEALQYYDYDTNGVDTSLGNIHKTQNDHFIKLIIINFILLFINIWT